One part of the Candidatus Dormiibacterota bacterium genome encodes these proteins:
- a CDS encoding SRPBCC family protein, which produces MTSTTDRIEKTILLRAPKSRVWRALTDSAEFGTWFRVKLESGFAVGRTVKGKVTYPGYEHLTFSVEVERMDAERLFSFRWHPYAVDPKVDYSAEPATLVEFRLEEAAAGTMLTVVESGFDRVPAGRRDEAFRMNSQGWAIQMQNIQRHVAG; this is translated from the coding sequence ATGACATCAACGACCGATCGCATCGAGAAGACGATTCTGCTGCGCGCCCCGAAATCGCGCGTCTGGCGCGCGCTCACGGACTCAGCCGAATTCGGCACCTGGTTCCGCGTGAAGCTGGAATCCGGCTTCGCCGTCGGCAGGACGGTGAAGGGGAAGGTCACGTACCCCGGATACGAGCACCTGACGTTCAGCGTCGAGGTCGAGCGGATGGACGCCGAGCGGCTCTTCTCGTTCCGCTGGCACCCGTACGCGGTCGACCCGAAGGTCGACTACTCCGCTGAACCCGCGACGCTCGTCGAGTTCCGTCTCGAGGAGGCGGCCGCCGGGACGATGCTCACGGTGGTCGAGTCCGGCTTCGATCGCGTTCCGGCCGGACGTCGCGACGAGGCGTTCCGGATGAACTCGCAGGGGTGGGCCATCCAGATGCAGAACATTCAGCGCCATGTCGCCGGCTGA
- a CDS encoding NAD(P)/FAD-dependent oxidoreductase gives MLPSVTMSAGTPGEAEVGDHKGKRVAVIGGGPGGAQCARRLAEAGVDVTVFEPRVRFEKACGGGIPARGLERYPFLLDTGLAGKAVRECLVVAPSGREARFPLEHPLYVFSRGALHSFMLSRAATAGARVVRARVVSFRNDRGAWDVRAAAAGGGEADPFGPFDFIVAADGAAGAARRRLLLSTSGADVSQGIGYYLPDVSEEFVTLKFYDRLHGYLWVFPRPDHSSAGICATLGALPVSGLRGLMDDFLKSRYPAAAVEAAERYAALIPGAPQDPGSERLQGDGWALIGDAARLVDPLTREGIYYAMISGDLLAEALCRGQPEQYTDAWADQGARELSWAAAHGNGFFDARFIERLVFLAAASPAIARVLSDVISGRQTYRTLKRRLLLNVPLVAAQLVRRAVTAPLRRRDS, from the coding sequence GTGCTGCCATCCGTTACCATGAGCGCGGGGACTCCGGGGGAGGCTGAAGTGGGGGACCACAAGGGGAAGCGAGTCGCCGTGATCGGAGGCGGCCCCGGCGGCGCGCAGTGCGCCCGGCGTCTGGCGGAGGCCGGCGTCGATGTGACCGTGTTCGAGCCGCGGGTGCGTTTCGAGAAGGCCTGCGGCGGCGGCATCCCGGCCCGGGGCCTGGAGCGCTACCCGTTTCTCCTCGACACCGGACTGGCCGGGAAGGCGGTTCGCGAATGCCTGGTCGTCGCGCCGTCCGGGCGCGAGGCACGGTTCCCCCTGGAGCACCCTCTTTACGTCTTCAGCCGCGGTGCCCTGCACTCCTTCATGCTGTCGCGCGCCGCCACCGCCGGCGCGCGCGTCGTCCGGGCGCGTGTCGTGTCGTTTCGGAACGACCGGGGTGCGTGGGACGTGCGCGCGGCCGCGGCGGGCGGAGGCGAGGCGGACCCCTTCGGCCCGTTTGATTTCATCGTCGCGGCGGACGGCGCCGCGGGGGCGGCCCGCCGGCGCCTCCTCCTCTCCACCTCCGGCGCCGACGTGTCGCAGGGGATCGGCTATTACCTGCCGGACGTCTCCGAGGAATTCGTCACCCTCAAGTTCTACGATCGTCTGCACGGCTACCTCTGGGTCTTCCCGCGGCCGGATCACTCGTCGGCGGGGATCTGCGCCACGCTCGGCGCGCTGCCTGTTTCCGGGCTCAGGGGACTGATGGACGATTTCCTGAAGAGTCGCTATCCGGCCGCGGCCGTCGAGGCCGCCGAGCGCTACGCCGCCCTCATCCCCGGGGCGCCGCAGGACCCGGGCAGCGAGCGGCTGCAGGGGGATGGATGGGCGCTGATCGGCGACGCCGCGCGTCTGGTCGACCCGCTCACGCGCGAGGGAATCTATTACGCGATGATCTCGGGCGATCTCCTGGCGGAGGCGCTGTGCCGCGGACAGCCGGAGCAGTACACAGACGCCTGGGCCGATCAGGGGGCCCGGGAGCTGTCCTGGGCGGCGGCGCACGGAAACGGCTTCTTCGACGCGCGCTTCATCGAGCGACTGGTGTTCCTCGCCGCCGCCAGCCCCGCCATCGCGCGCGTCCTGTCCGACGTCATCTCCGGGCGGCAGACGTACAGGACCCTGAAACGCCGCCTGTTGCTCAACGTCCCCCTGGTCGCGGCGCAACTCGTCCGCCGCGCGGTGACGGCGCCCCTCAGGCGTCGTGACAGTTGA
- a CDS encoding protein kinase codes for MKDVSTATTRSGGRARVPHDPTRRLLSPGQTIRSPETLLSYRIEQFLGEGGFGQVFLARRLEHSTIVAELVCIKVSGRIDGWLREAYFGQLLDGHPRAIRVYDAFPLTTPEGRPLYFLALEYARHGDLRAFLHRADTGWPEKTVRREIAGILEVLRKLHRGRLLHRDLTPMNVFVCDGPSLKLGDFGIVRQQSDRGGVVSHTMNALTAPSDILAGAVPKWQARDDVYQVGQLLGMLVKGDASARLRTSEIRRFPCGDHLKEIIHRCLGERRKRYESADDLIEALRNPPAPLKPGVLRSLNGVHLAFTGILSKRRSVASRAARKAGAKVHGGPSALTTVIVRGRPNPLQAAGRDAGLKLMEIKRLRAKGHRITLLNEQQFWRLARKR; via the coding sequence GTGAAGGACGTCTCCACCGCCACGACACGCAGCGGAGGCCGGGCGCGCGTCCCGCACGATCCCACGCGCCGCCTGCTGTCTCCCGGGCAGACGATCCGGAGTCCGGAGACGCTCCTGTCGTATCGGATCGAACAGTTTCTCGGCGAGGGGGGGTTCGGGCAGGTCTTTCTCGCACGGCGCCTGGAGCACTCCACCATTGTCGCGGAGCTGGTCTGCATCAAGGTCAGCGGGCGCATCGACGGGTGGCTGCGCGAGGCGTACTTCGGCCAGCTCCTGGACGGTCATCCACGAGCGATCCGCGTCTACGACGCCTTTCCGCTGACCACGCCGGAGGGCCGGCCGCTGTATTTCCTGGCGCTCGAGTACGCGCGCCACGGTGACTTGCGGGCGTTCCTGCACCGCGCGGACACGGGGTGGCCCGAGAAGACGGTCCGGCGCGAGATCGCCGGCATCCTCGAGGTGCTCCGCAAGCTGCACCGCGGGCGGCTGCTGCACCGCGACCTCACGCCGATGAACGTGTTCGTGTGCGACGGGCCGAGCCTCAAGCTCGGGGACTTCGGCATCGTGCGCCAGCAGAGCGACCGGGGCGGAGTCGTGTCGCACACCATGAACGCGCTGACGGCCCCGAGCGACATCCTCGCCGGCGCGGTCCCCAAGTGGCAGGCCCGCGACGACGTGTACCAGGTCGGGCAGCTCCTCGGCATGCTGGTGAAGGGGGACGCGAGCGCGCGTCTGCGCACCTCGGAGATCCGCCGCTTCCCCTGCGGCGACCATCTCAAAGAGATCATCCATCGCTGCCTCGGCGAGCGCCGCAAGAGATACGAGAGCGCCGACGACCTGATCGAAGCGCTGCGCAATCCTCCGGCCCCTCTCAAGCCGGGCGTGCTGCGGTCCCTCAATGGGGTGCACCTCGCCTTCACCGGTATTCTGAGCAAGCGCCGCAGCGTGGCCTCCAGGGCCGCGCGGAAGGCCGGCGCCAAGGTGCACGGCGGACCGTCGGCGCTGACCACGGTCATCGTGCGCGGGCGGCCGAATCCTCTGCAGGCGGCGGGCCGCGACGCGGGCCTGAAACTGATGGAGATCAAGCGGCTGCGCGCCAAGGGACACAGAATCACGCTGCTCAACGAACAGCAGTTCTGGCGGCTGGCGCGCAAACGGTAG
- a CDS encoding metalloregulator ArsR/SmtB family transcription factor, producing the protein MSPADAIDVAQVRDAAPLFAALGDETRLKLFVRLSSSGPESISRLSAKTPVSRQAVTKHLNVLSRAGLIRGSRRGRERIWQVEPKRLADARLHLERISRLWDDALGRLQRHVER; encoded by the coding sequence ATGTCGCCGGCTGACGCTATCGACGTCGCGCAGGTCCGGGACGCCGCGCCCCTGTTCGCTGCTCTCGGGGACGAGACGCGTCTCAAACTCTTCGTCCGGCTCTCCTCCAGCGGGCCGGAATCGATCTCGCGCCTGAGCGCGAAGACCCCGGTGTCGCGCCAGGCGGTCACGAAACACCTGAACGTCCTTTCCAGGGCCGGTCTGATCCGGGGAAGCCGGCGCGGACGCGAGCGCATCTGGCAGGTCGAGCCGAAGCGGCTTGCCGACGCGCGGTTGCATCTCGAGCGGATCTCGCGCCTGTGGGACGACGCCCTGGGCCGGCTGCAGCGACACGTCGAAAGGTAG
- a CDS encoding YigZ family protein, producing METREKGSRFIATAVPARDEEEADLAIETVRSEFPDATHHCWGMSVAGRPGERLERSHDAGEPKGTAGPPVLQAIHSAGLGNLVVVVTRYFGGTRLGKGGLARAYRAAATRVLQDAPRVEAVPMSRLLISVPLRLDGEARHVLARHGGRVDSSSYDDAERSVLRASVPAGARDRLTEDLQEIARGQARLEEIDRPQG from the coding sequence GTGGAGACGCGTGAGAAGGGCTCGCGCTTCATCGCCACGGCGGTGCCGGCGCGCGACGAGGAGGAGGCGGACCTGGCGATCGAAACGGTGCGGTCGGAGTTCCCGGATGCGACCCATCACTGCTGGGGCATGTCGGTGGCGGGGCGTCCGGGCGAGCGGTTGGAGCGATCCCACGACGCGGGCGAGCCGAAAGGGACCGCGGGACCCCCCGTCCTGCAGGCGATCCACAGCGCCGGGCTCGGCAACCTGGTGGTCGTCGTGACCCGTTACTTCGGCGGCACCAGGCTCGGCAAGGGCGGCCTGGCGCGCGCCTATCGCGCCGCCGCGACCCGGGTCCTCCAGGACGCCCCGAGGGTCGAGGCGGTGCCGATGAGCCGTCTGCTCATCAGCGTGCCGCTCCGTCTCGATGGCGAGGCGCGGCACGTTCTGGCCCGGCATGGGGGGCGCGTGGACTCGTCATCCTACGACGACGCGGAGAGAAGTGTGCTGCGCGCCAGCGTGCCGGCCGGGGCGCGCGACCGTCTCACGGAAGACCTGCAGGAGATCGCCCGCGGCCAGGCCCGCCTGGAGGAGATCGACCGGCCGCAAGGCTGA
- a CDS encoding tetratricopeptide repeat protein, whose protein sequence is MLKSLDRPFFERAGVWLLAAALLLVPLAYSSSLADPFAFVKRSLMLLVALLLWGLAFLAPAPEDRPRLVAPVRTLLLVFLVSAAAACVVAANRGLALWGLLDLTVGLGLFLGTVRFVRDVRSVSLLLRTTLLAASIVALASLLQVFIPASAGGWLNDILPPNRGGSTLGDPGLACQFLILALPLGIGAAALSASAWRQACGGLLGLVASALLFIGRPEGWWLAAAALLLVVVGRIVQAAGHGGRWTDLAPDLGGAGLRALLIAGIVVLVVVSVSRLAFLYPSAKPLEPLQGTSLLSPTTGNPAADRAAAVRDTFVLILHHPLGAGPGGFRHAFLEVAWTASPNSPFSLSHQAIHPGNAFLEMTAETGLLGGLAFALLVLVLLLQALLAAARAEPPWDNVGVAALAGLGALAGIAFLGAPYQEATPSILFWVLAGIVQVSLRSAGAVPRPLGLLVPRERAAGAGRGRRLAAAAGLAWIAAAAVLGFFVVDRARASMATLEGQGAFYAGRYAAALQAFGRAPVLRSPDHLPRVLAGSASLRLGLYDQSVREFGETLRRSPHFIAAYLGRAAAEEAQGHWDLADSDYRAALKIWPDNADIYLALANLDTTRGRVDAALDDYRQVMELNPNQADTYFRMGELFLRRDQIDEAIEAFRVCAMKNPKYPRVLLRLGDAFFQKGLQEMALRYFQAAANADGKDIQARLRIANTQHALGKMCEAQDALEAARDLETDTARRDGILDLIKKIEPECRKERGPQKR, encoded by the coding sequence ATGCTGAAGTCCTTGGACAGGCCATTCTTCGAGCGCGCCGGGGTGTGGCTCCTGGCGGCCGCTCTCTTGCTGGTCCCCCTCGCGTACAGCTCCAGCCTCGCCGACCCGTTCGCCTTCGTGAAGCGGTCGCTGATGCTGCTGGTCGCACTTCTGCTCTGGGGGCTGGCCTTCCTCGCGCCGGCCCCCGAAGATCGGCCGCGGCTGGTCGCGCCGGTGCGGACCCTTCTCCTCGTCTTCCTCGTCTCGGCCGCGGCGGCCTGTGTCGTCGCCGCCAACCGTGGTCTGGCCCTCTGGGGCCTGCTCGACCTGACGGTAGGGCTCGGCCTCTTCCTCGGGACGGTGCGCTTCGTGCGCGACGTCCGGAGCGTGTCTCTTCTTCTGCGCACCACGCTGCTCGCCGCGTCCATCGTGGCGCTTGCGTCGCTGCTTCAAGTATTCATACCCGCCTCGGCCGGCGGGTGGCTGAACGACATCCTCCCGCCGAATCGTGGCGGATCGACGCTGGGCGATCCGGGTCTGGCGTGCCAGTTCCTGATCCTGGCTCTGCCGCTCGGGATCGGCGCGGCGGCGCTGTCCGCGAGCGCCTGGCGCCAGGCCTGCGGCGGCCTGCTCGGGCTCGTCGCTTCGGCGCTCCTGTTCATCGGCAGGCCCGAGGGCTGGTGGCTGGCGGCCGCCGCCCTGCTGCTCGTCGTCGTGGGCCGCATCGTCCAGGCCGCGGGACACGGCGGCCGCTGGACAGATCTGGCCCCCGATCTGGGCGGGGCCGGTTTGCGCGCCCTCCTGATCGCGGGGATCGTCGTTCTGGTCGTTGTCTCGGTATCCCGCCTGGCCTTCCTGTATCCGTCGGCGAAGCCGCTCGAGCCGCTCCAGGGCACGTCCCTTCTGTCCCCGACGACCGGCAACCCGGCCGCCGACAGGGCCGCGGCCGTCCGCGACACCTTCGTACTCATCCTGCATCATCCTCTCGGGGCAGGGCCGGGCGGATTCCGGCATGCCTTCCTGGAGGTCGCCTGGACGGCCTCGCCGAACTCTCCCTTTTCTCTCAGCCACCAGGCGATCCATCCGGGGAACGCATTCCTGGAGATGACGGCCGAGACCGGTCTCCTGGGCGGTCTGGCGTTCGCGCTCCTCGTCCTCGTGCTGCTTCTCCAGGCCCTCCTCGCCGCGGCCCGGGCGGAGCCACCCTGGGACAACGTCGGCGTGGCGGCCCTCGCCGGGCTCGGGGCACTGGCGGGGATCGCCTTCCTGGGGGCGCCTTACCAGGAGGCCACCCCGTCGATTCTCTTCTGGGTGCTCGCCGGGATCGTGCAGGTCTCACTCCGAAGCGCCGGCGCCGTGCCGCGTCCTCTCGGTCTGCTGGTTCCGCGCGAGCGTGCGGCCGGCGCGGGGCGCGGCAGGCGTCTCGCCGCCGCGGCCGGTCTCGCCTGGATCGCGGCCGCCGCGGTGCTCGGATTCTTCGTGGTCGATCGCGCCCGCGCCTCGATGGCGACGCTGGAGGGGCAGGGGGCGTTCTACGCGGGACGGTACGCGGCGGCGCTGCAGGCCTTCGGGCGCGCTCCCGTCCTGCGCTCGCCCGACCACCTGCCGCGCGTGCTGGCGGGCAGCGCCAGCCTGCGTCTGGGTCTCTACGATCAGTCCGTGCGCGAGTTCGGCGAGACCCTCAGGCGCTCACCTCATTTCATCGCGGCGTACCTCGGAAGGGCGGCGGCCGAGGAGGCCCAGGGACACTGGGACCTCGCGGACTCGGACTACCGGGCGGCCCTCAAGATCTGGCCGGACAACGCCGACATCTACCTGGCGCTCGCGAACCTCGACACCACGCGCGGACGCGTGGACGCCGCGCTCGACGACTACCGCCAGGTCATGGAGCTCAATCCGAACCAGGCGGACACTTATTTCCGGATGGGAGAGCTGTTCCTGCGTCGGGACCAGATCGACGAGGCGATCGAGGCGTTTCGCGTCTGCGCAATGAAGAACCCGAAGTATCCCCGCGTGCTCCTGAGGCTCGGCGACGCCTTCTTCCAGAAGGGGCTGCAGGAGATGGCGCTGCGCTACTTCCAGGCGGCGGCCAACGCCGACGGCAAGGACATCCAGGCGCGGCTGCGCATCGCCAACACGCAGCACGCCCTCGGCAAGATGTGCGAGGCCCAGGACGCCCTCGAGGCGGCCCGCGACCTCGAAACCGACACGGCGCGGCGCGACGGGATCCTCGACCTGATCAAGAAGATCGAGCCCGAGTGCAGGAAGGAGCGCGGGCCGCAGAAGCGGTGA
- a CDS encoding RNA polymerase sigma factor: protein MEADDFTLMEQVRRGSPGAFETLVERYQRRLYRLACGYLHNHEEALDAVQEAFVKIYLARQSYRPSAHPFTWASRILANRCIDQIRHRRVRPEQSLDEAQETRPGRGPLPLSSSEESAQTRQERRELRSVLQGAIDTLPPRQREIFMLRHFGEMRLEEIAKALGCALGTVKSSLHRAAAAIRDHLARTDPAFRSPKGESS, encoded by the coding sequence GTGGAGGCTGATGACTTCACCCTCATGGAACAGGTGCGGCGTGGATCACCCGGCGCCTTCGAGACTCTCGTCGAGCGCTATCAGAGACGTCTGTATCGGCTGGCCTGCGGTTACCTCCACAACCACGAGGAGGCCCTCGACGCGGTGCAGGAGGCGTTCGTGAAAATCTACCTGGCCCGCCAGAGCTATCGTCCCAGCGCCCATCCGTTCACCTGGGCGTCGCGCATCCTCGCCAACCGGTGCATCGACCAGATCCGGCACCGGCGGGTCCGCCCGGAGCAGTCCCTCGACGAGGCGCAGGAAACGCGGCCGGGACGGGGACCGCTCCCTCTGTCCTCGTCGGAGGAATCCGCCCAGACGCGCCAGGAGCGTCGCGAGCTCCGGAGCGTGCTGCAGGGGGCGATCGACACGCTGCCGCCGAGACAGCGGGAGATCTTCATGCTGCGCCACTTCGGAGAGATGCGTCTCGAGGAGATAGCCAAGGCTCTCGGCTGCGCCCTGGGGACCGTCAAGTCGTCCCTGCACCGCGCCGCCGCGGCGATCCGCGACCACCTGGCGCGCACCGATCCGGCGTTCCGGTCGCCGAAAGGTGAGTCGTCGTGA
- a CDS encoding polymer-forming cytoskeletal protein encodes MPLFKDTRTEQELPETDGLTLIDRDVTLVGEIVSEENIRLRGHIEGNVVTSGSVVIEPHGSVRGDITAENLIVEGSIDGRVVVARKFELRPTGRMRGDIRASIVAIAEEAFLQGKVMATEKISTNTRARRVDRG; translated from the coding sequence TTGCCCCTCTTCAAGGACACAAGGACAGAGCAGGAACTGCCGGAGACCGACGGTCTCACGCTGATCGATCGGGACGTCACGCTCGTCGGTGAAATCGTCTCCGAGGAGAACATCCGGCTGCGCGGCCACATCGAGGGGAACGTCGTGACCTCGGGGTCGGTCGTCATCGAGCCGCACGGCTCCGTGCGCGGCGACATCACCGCGGAGAACCTGATCGTGGAAGGGTCGATCGACGGGCGGGTCGTGGTGGCGCGGAAGTTCGAGCTCCGGCCGACGGGCCGGATGCGGGGCGACATCCGCGCCTCGATCGTGGCCATCGCCGAGGAGGCGTTCCTGCAGGGGAAGGTCATGGCCACCGAGAAGATCTCGACCAACACGCGCGCGCGGCGGGTCGACCGCGGATGA
- a CDS encoding prepilin-type N-terminal cleavage/methylation domain-containing protein, with the protein MMTLRGSRHSGGKGFTLIELLIVVAIIGIISAVALPNLLNAIDKSKQKKSMSDLRTIGTAVEAYATDTAVYPQAIPSWAALKLIVDPYFIRMPPDADGWSNGWDASTTSTGSDYTLASYGKDGLLSSRPGGQTTDFNCDMVFSHGQFYQWPEGTQS; encoded by the coding sequence ATGATGACGCTTCGCGGATCCAGGCACTCAGGAGGAAAGGGCTTCACGCTGATCGAGCTCCTGATCGTCGTCGCGATCATCGGGATCATCTCCGCGGTCGCGCTTCCGAATCTTCTCAACGCGATCGACAAGAGCAAGCAGAAGAAGTCCATGTCGGACCTCCGGACGATCGGCACCGCCGTCGAGGCGTATGCGACCGACACCGCCGTCTACCCGCAGGCGATACCGAGCTGGGCCGCGCTGAAGCTGATCGTCGATCCGTACTTCATCAGGATGCCGCCGGATGCCGACGGGTGGAGCAACGGCTGGGACGCATCCACGACTTCGACCGGGTCGGACTACACGCTCGCAAGCTATGGCAAGGATGGCCTCCTCAGCTCGCGTCCGGGCGGGCAGACCACCGACTTCAACTGCGACATGGTCTTCTCGCACGGACAGTTCTACCAGTGGCCCGAGGGGACGCAGTCGTAG
- a CDS encoding response regulator, translated as MSDERIVRILLVDDVLPFIDLQRNYLKRTTCRIQTARTGVEALNLCRQDPPDLVFLDAEMPEMDGIAACRFLKADPLLGRIPIVLVASESRREECVRAGCDDVLIKPLESASFLEKVRRFVPLLERREGRIPVSCRVEFKVRSASYTAYTRDLSTHGLFLKSPRPFVRGTRLQMVIHLPSRRLEGRLEKPAPVAAEGEVRRSLRPQPGSHLLPGIGIRFVDPPAEVLRVIENFIAARRKR; from the coding sequence GTGAGTGACGAGCGCATCGTCCGCATCCTCCTGGTGGACGACGTCCTGCCGTTCATCGACCTGCAGAGGAACTACCTGAAGCGGACCACCTGCAGGATCCAGACTGCGCGCACCGGTGTCGAGGCGCTGAACCTGTGCCGTCAGGATCCACCCGACCTCGTCTTCCTGGACGCGGAGATGCCGGAGATGGACGGCATCGCGGCCTGCCGGTTCCTCAAGGCCGACCCGCTCCTCGGGCGGATTCCGATCGTGCTCGTCGCCTCCGAGTCCCGCCGCGAGGAGTGCGTGCGCGCCGGCTGCGATGATGTCCTGATCAAGCCGCTCGAGTCGGCCTCCTTCCTCGAGAAGGTGCGACGCTTCGTGCCGCTCCTGGAGCGCCGCGAGGGACGCATCCCGGTGTCCTGCCGGGTCGAATTCAAGGTGAGATCGGCCTCCTACACCGCCTACACTCGCGATCTGAGCACGCACGGCCTGTTCCTCAAGAGCCCGCGGCCGTTCGTCCGCGGGACCCGGCTGCAGATGGTGATCCACCTGCCGTCACGCCGGCTCGAGGGACGCCTGGAGAAACCGGCGCCCGTCGCGGCCGAGGGGGAGGTCCGGCGGTCTCTGCGGCCGCAACCGGGGAGCCATCTCCTGCCCGGGATCGGCATCCGCTTCGTGGACCCACCCGCGGAGGTCCTCCGGGTCATCGAAAACTTCATCGCGGCGCGCCGGAAGCGGTAA
- a CDS encoding bifunctional homocysteine S-methyltransferase/methylenetetrahydrofolate reductase has translation MPLTDTSFSEMLARGPLVFDGAMGTQLYERGYFITRSFDEANLARPDLVLGIHREYVAAGAQIIESNTFGANRELLRRYGAQDRLRDINRAGVRLARQAAGRAAYVAGSVGPTGTLAAKLTAERRAILDSVFKEQIEALVDEGVDLLVLETFIGAAEMEAALQAARSLFPGPIVAQMSFSEDRPSVDGLPPALIADFLRDRGADVVGVNCAEGPAFVFEVAREMLGHGRPVSAQPNAGRPRRLDERTIYMTTPEYFGVYARRLFQSGVSLVGGCCGTGPEHVRRVADAAAMMSGGRVKVEAAKPGIAIPEVGRPPSAPMAEKSTLGAKIARVHRDRIDPGGPRLPLAGPESFVVSVEVNPEPGLDPGHSLEAAAMLKRAGVDAVNTADGPRAVARMSNLALALLIRERLGLDVLLHVCCRDRNLLGLHSDLLGAWVLGVRNLVIITGDPPKMGDYPAATAVFDLDSIGLLRLVDSLNHGVDPAGKSMHDRTSFLLACGAEPAAHDYDRELRRLEEKKRAGAEFVMTQPVYDPVVLRRFLLDIRSLGLPVLVGLCPLASARNAEFLHNEVPGMQIPAAIRARMAKAASAEEGRREGMLVARDMLLEVKDDVAGAYLMPQFGRFRTAVEVLQPLGYDFDPEDRQDAPHPRGRP, from the coding sequence ATGCCTCTCACCGACACCTCCTTCTCCGAGATGCTGGCGCGCGGCCCCCTCGTCTTCGACGGGGCCATGGGGACGCAGCTCTACGAGCGCGGATACTTCATTACTCGATCGTTCGACGAGGCCAACCTGGCGCGCCCCGACCTGGTGCTCGGAATCCACCGGGAGTACGTGGCGGCCGGCGCGCAGATCATCGAGTCGAACACGTTCGGGGCGAACCGCGAGCTGCTGCGGCGCTACGGTGCGCAGGACCGGCTGCGAGACATCAACCGGGCGGGCGTGCGGCTGGCGCGCCAGGCAGCGGGACGGGCCGCCTACGTCGCCGGCTCCGTGGGGCCGACCGGGACTCTGGCCGCGAAGCTCACCGCCGAAAGACGCGCCATCCTCGACTCGGTCTTCAAGGAGCAGATCGAGGCTCTCGTGGACGAGGGGGTCGATCTGCTGGTCCTGGAGACCTTCATCGGGGCGGCCGAGATGGAAGCGGCCCTCCAGGCGGCCCGCTCTTTGTTTCCCGGCCCGATCGTGGCGCAGATGTCGTTCAGCGAGGACCGGCCTTCGGTCGACGGGCTGCCGCCGGCCCTCATCGCCGATTTCCTGCGCGATCGCGGCGCCGACGTGGTGGGGGTGAACTGCGCCGAGGGACCGGCCTTCGTGTTCGAGGTGGCGCGCGAGATGCTGGGTCACGGCCGGCCGGTGAGCGCGCAGCCGAACGCCGGCCGTCCCCGCCGCCTGGACGAGAGGACGATCTACATGACCACCCCGGAGTACTTCGGGGTGTACGCGCGGCGGCTGTTCCAGAGCGGCGTGTCGCTCGTCGGCGGCTGCTGCGGCACGGGGCCCGAGCACGTCAGGCGCGTCGCGGACGCGGCCGCCATGATGTCGGGTGGAAGGGTCAAGGTCGAGGCGGCTAAGCCGGGAATCGCGATCCCCGAGGTGGGCCGCCCCCCGTCGGCGCCGATGGCGGAGAAGTCGACGCTCGGCGCGAAAATCGCGCGCGTCCATCGCGACCGGATCGACCCGGGCGGGCCGCGCCTCCCGCTCGCCGGTCCGGAGTCGTTCGTCGTCAGCGTCGAGGTCAACCCCGAGCCCGGCCTCGACCCCGGGCACAGTCTCGAGGCCGCGGCGATGCTGAAGCGCGCCGGTGTCGACGCGGTGAACACGGCGGACGGGCCCCGCGCCGTGGCGCGCATGAGCAACCTGGCGCTGGCCCTGCTGATCCGCGAGCGGCTCGGTCTCGACGTCCTGCTGCACGTCTGCTGCCGCGACCGCAACCTGCTCGGGCTGCACTCCGATCTCCTGGGCGCCTGGGTCCTCGGTGTCAGGAACCTGGTCATCATCACCGGCGACCCGCCGAAGATGGGGGACTACCCGGCCGCCACCGCGGTGTTCGATCTCGACTCGATCGGCCTGCTGCGGCTGGTCGACTCGCTCAATCACGGGGTCGATCCGGCGGGCAAGTCGATGCACGACCGCACCTCGTTCCTGCTCGCCTGCGGCGCCGAGCCGGCGGCCCACGATTACGACCGCGAGCTGAGACGCCTGGAGGAGAAGAAGCGCGCCGGCGCCGAGTTCGTGATGACTCAGCCGGTGTACGACCCGGTGGTGCTGAGGCGCTTCCTTCTCGACATCCGATCGCTGGGTCTTCCCGTGCTCGTCGGGCTGTGCCCTCTCGCGAGTGCCAGGAACGCCGAGTTCCTGCACAACGAAGTCCCCGGCATGCAGATTCCCGCGGCGATCCGGGCGCGCATGGCGAAGGCCGCGTCCGCCGAGGAGGGCCGGCGGGAAGGGATGCTGGTCGCACGCGACATGCTCCTCGAGGTGAAGGACGACGTGGCCGGCGCGTATCTCATGCCGCAGTTCGGCCGCTTCCGCACCGCCGTCGAAGTCCTGCAGCCGCTCGGATACGACTTCGACCCGGAGGACCGCCAGGACGCTCCACATCCTCGAGGTCGCCCGTGA